Proteins encoded by one window of Cyanobium sp. NS01:
- a CDS encoding glycosyl hydrolase family 57, which produces MTSPSLPPIAGREAEILGLVEQRGPAVRSPQGRSLEQIRSGFACALHMHQPTIPAGVDGALISHLQYMLEHPEEGDNHNAEPFAQCYRRLAEIIPQLIQEGCDPRIMLDYSGNLLWGFEQMGRRDILEALKRLSCDPSLQPHVEWLGSFWSHAVAPSTPIPDLKLQILAWQQHFETLFGAEALQRVKGFSLPEMHLPNHPDSLYELVKALQECGYEWLLVQEHSVENLDGSSLSHGQKYGPNQLVACNSSGATLSITVLIKTQGSDTKLVGQMQPCYEALGLEPLQLAGTTIPALVSQIADGENGGVMMNEFPSAFIQAHHRIAAQGSESGPGPATVAINGSDYLERLAAAGVSSADYPRVQAIHHHKLWQVVDERTAGGPPTPEATEAAIAELQASDPEFSMAGASWTNDLSWVEGYANVLEPMQRLSARFHQVFDPLVENDPSVTSTAPYQNALLHLLLLETSCFRYWGQGTWTDYAREIHRRGEAAIDAAAAPGLEQHQGAD; this is translated from the coding sequence ATGACCAGCCCATCCCTGCCGCCGATCGCGGGACGAGAAGCCGAGATCCTCGGCCTGGTGGAGCAACGCGGCCCCGCTGTTCGATCTCCCCAGGGGCGCAGCCTGGAGCAGATCCGCTCCGGTTTTGCCTGTGCCCTCCACATGCACCAACCCACGATTCCGGCCGGCGTTGATGGTGCACTCATCTCCCATCTCCAGTACATGCTGGAGCATCCGGAGGAAGGTGATAACCACAACGCAGAGCCCTTTGCCCAGTGCTACAGGCGCCTCGCTGAGATTATCCCCCAGCTGATTCAAGAGGGTTGCGACCCTCGGATCATGCTGGATTACTCAGGCAACCTGCTCTGGGGCTTTGAGCAGATGGGCCGCCGCGACATCCTCGAGGCCCTGAAACGCCTCAGCTGCGATCCCAGCCTGCAGCCCCATGTGGAATGGCTCGGCAGCTTCTGGAGCCATGCCGTTGCTCCGTCCACTCCCATTCCAGACCTCAAGCTGCAGATCCTGGCCTGGCAACAGCATTTTGAAACCTTGTTTGGCGCTGAGGCTCTGCAGCGGGTGAAGGGGTTTTCACTGCCGGAGATGCATCTCCCCAACCATCCCGACAGCCTCTACGAACTGGTGAAGGCCCTGCAGGAGTGCGGCTATGAGTGGCTGCTGGTTCAGGAGCACAGCGTGGAAAACCTGGACGGTTCCAGCCTCAGCCATGGCCAGAAGTACGGTCCCAATCAGCTGGTGGCATGCAATTCCTCTGGTGCTACGTTGTCCATCACAGTTCTGATCAAAACCCAGGGCTCCGATACCAAGCTGGTGGGCCAGATGCAGCCCTGTTATGAGGCCCTTGGACTAGAGCCCCTGCAGCTGGCGGGAACCACAATTCCCGCCCTGGTGTCCCAGATTGCCGATGGGGAGAATGGTGGCGTGATGATGAACGAGTTCCCCTCCGCCTTCATCCAGGCCCATCACAGGATTGCCGCCCAGGGCAGCGAATCGGGCCCTGGCCCGGCCACGGTGGCCATCAACGGCAGCGACTACCTCGAACGACTTGCTGCGGCCGGAGTCAGCTCAGCGGACTATCCCAGAGTTCAGGCGATCCATCACCACAAGCTGTGGCAGGTCGTGGACGAGCGCACGGCGGGCGGACCCCCCACCCCCGAGGCCACCGAAGCCGCCATCGCCGAGCTCCAGGCCAGCGACCCCGAGTTCTCGATGGCGGGAGCCTCCTGGACCAACGACCTCAGCTGGGTGGAGGGCTACGCCAACGTGCTGGAGCCGATGCAGCGGCTCAGTGCCCGCTTTCACCAGGTGTTCGATCCCCTGGTGGAGAACGATCCCTCCGTCACCAGCACCGCGCCCTACCAGAACGCCCTGCTGCATCTGCTGCTGCTGGAAACCAGCTGCTTCCGCTACTGGGGCCAGGGAACCTGGACCGACTACGCCCGCGAGATCCACCGGCGCGGTGAGGCCGCCATCGATGCCGCCGCCGCCCCTGGCCTCGAGCAACACCAAGGAGCTGATTAG
- a CDS encoding S8 family serine peptidase — translation MSTSQHFILLRDLNQGRRFTGLSSPSLPYPGVRSFGLEPAADLPPEPAISLETLSPADLRDAARDPDVLGVARSMPTRLISPTPSDAPGAPAAAATGPTWGVRAVGADRSSFDGSGVSVAILDTGIDRNHPAFAGMAITELDFSGDGDGDVNGHGTHCAGTVFGRDVDGQRIGVARGVSTALIGKVLGDQGGGGSEMLFNGMEWAIRNNAQVLSMSLGFDFPGLAANLISQGWPEALATSAALEGYRMNLRMFDRLLAMLEARAAFNGGTVVVAASGNESRRPQFELSASVPAAALGVLSVGALGEGPSGFTVASFSNTNPVLAAPGVNVVSAATGGGLTALNGTSMAAPHVAGVAALWWQAIRERGVPVNAGAVQARLRAMASLDGLAPDQDVLDRGDGMVQAP, via the coding sequence ATGAGTACGTCACAACACTTTATTCTGCTTCGGGATCTCAATCAAGGGCGCCGTTTCACTGGCCTGTCCAGCCCTTCCCTGCCCTACCCGGGCGTGCGCAGTTTTGGCCTCGAACCGGCCGCCGACCTGCCCCCGGAACCCGCGATCAGCCTGGAGACGCTCAGCCCTGCGGACCTGCGCGACGCCGCCCGTGACCCCGACGTGCTCGGCGTGGCCCGCTCCATGCCCACGCGCCTGATCTCCCCCACACCATCGGACGCCCCCGGTGCACCCGCGGCCGCGGCCACGGGCCCCACCTGGGGCGTACGGGCCGTGGGGGCTGACCGCAGCAGCTTCGACGGCTCAGGGGTGAGCGTGGCCATCCTCGATACGGGCATCGACCGCAACCACCCCGCCTTCGCGGGAATGGCGATCACCGAGCTGGATTTCAGCGGCGACGGCGATGGCGATGTCAACGGCCACGGCACCCACTGCGCCGGCACAGTGTTTGGCCGCGACGTGGACGGCCAGCGCATCGGTGTGGCCCGGGGCGTGAGCACGGCGCTGATCGGCAAGGTGCTGGGCGATCAGGGCGGCGGCGGTTCCGAGATGCTGTTCAACGGCATGGAGTGGGCCATCCGCAACAACGCCCAGGTGCTGTCGATGTCGCTCGGCTTTGATTTCCCCGGCCTGGCGGCCAACCTGATCAGCCAGGGCTGGCCCGAGGCCCTGGCCACCAGCGCGGCCCTGGAGGGCTACCGCATGAACCTGCGCATGTTCGATCGTCTGCTGGCCATGCTGGAAGCCCGCGCCGCCTTCAACGGCGGCACCGTGGTGGTGGCGGCCAGCGGCAACGAGTCCAGGCGGCCGCAGTTCGAGCTCTCGGCGTCGGTGCCGGCCGCGGCCCTGGGGGTGCTGTCGGTGGGCGCCCTCGGGGAGGGGCCAAGCGGCTTCACGGTGGCCTCGTTCTCGAACACCAACCCGGTGCTGGCCGCTCCGGGGGTGAATGTGGTGTCCGCCGCCACGGGCGGGGGGCTCACGGCCCTCAACGGCACGAGCATGGCGGCGCCCCACGTGGCCGGCGTGGCGGCCCTGTGGTGGCAGGCGATCCGCGAGCGCGGCGTGCCGGTGAACGCCGGTGCGGTGCAGGCCCGCCTGCGGGCCATGGCCAGCCTCGATGGCCTCGCCCCGGATCAGGACGTGCTCGACCGCGGCGACGGCATGGTGCAGGCCCCGTAG
- a CDS encoding SDR family oxidoreductase has product MATCLITGANRGIGMAYCRQLQARGDRVIAVCRTASPELEQLGVRIEAGVDLTVEEAVADLVRRLEGLPLDVVILNAGVLERTSLERLDPASLRRQFELNAVAPLRLTQALLSQLHQGSKLALMSSRMGSIADNSSGGSYGYRMSKVALGMAGKSLAHDLRPRGIAVAILHPGLVSTRMTGFTSQGISAEEAVEGLLQRIDALSLENSGSFWHANGSVLPW; this is encoded by the coding sequence ATGGCCACCTGTCTGATCACCGGCGCCAACCGCGGCATCGGCATGGCCTACTGCCGCCAGCTGCAGGCCCGCGGCGACCGCGTGATCGCGGTGTGCCGCACGGCCTCACCGGAGCTGGAGCAGCTGGGCGTGCGCATCGAGGCGGGGGTGGACCTCACGGTCGAGGAGGCGGTGGCGGATCTGGTGCGGCGGCTGGAGGGCCTGCCCCTCGATGTGGTGATCCTCAACGCCGGTGTGCTGGAGCGGACCAGCCTGGAGCGCCTCGATCCAGCCAGCCTGCGACGCCAGTTCGAGCTCAATGCCGTGGCGCCGCTGCGGCTCACCCAGGCCCTGCTCAGCCAGCTGCACCAGGGGTCGAAGCTGGCGCTGATGAGCAGCCGCATGGGCTCGATCGCCGACAACAGCTCCGGCGGCTCCTACGGCTACCGGATGTCGAAGGTGGCGCTGGGCATGGCGGGCAAGTCGCTGGCCCACGACCTGCGGCCGCGTGGCATCGCCGTGGCGATCCTGCACCCAGGCCTGGTGAGCACCCGCATGACGGGCTTCACCAGCCAGGGGATCAGCGCCGAGGAGGCAGTGGAGGGCCTGCTGCAGCGCATCGACGCACTCAGCCTGGAGAATTCGGGCAGCTTCTGGCATGCCAACGGCAGCGTGCTGCCCTGGTGA
- a CDS encoding MOSC domain-containing protein — translation MAERLVGHVEALWRYPLKSMQGERPVQVDVTPGGICGDRAYALWDHATQRVASAKNPLIWQALLGYRARYGSPPQPGEPLPALAIAPEQPSAGAPAAAPLLSSDPGIDAALSRLLGRQVSLLHQAPAGASLDQYWPDVPERDFQNVVNELPLPEGTFFDACPIHALTTATLERLRQLEPQLDFAVERFRPNLLIRPCGPGEGFVEQEWIGADLRLGRGALLRVDGDCPRCVVTTLAQGGLPQEIEILRATARHNKVVAGVRLSVLEPGAVAVGDPVLLS, via the coding sequence ATGGCCGAACGCCTGGTGGGCCACGTGGAGGCGCTGTGGCGCTACCCGCTCAAATCGATGCAGGGCGAGCGCCCGGTGCAGGTGGACGTGACCCCCGGCGGCATCTGCGGTGACCGGGCCTATGCCCTCTGGGACCACGCCACCCAGCGGGTGGCCAGTGCCAAGAACCCCCTGATCTGGCAGGCCCTGCTGGGCTATCGCGCCCGCTATGGCTCACCACCGCAGCCGGGTGAGCCCCTGCCGGCGCTGGCGATTGCGCCGGAACAGCCAAGCGCTGGCGCCCCAGCGGCCGCCCCCCTGCTGAGCAGCGATCCCGGCATCGATGCCGCCCTGTCCCGGCTGCTGGGGCGGCAGGTGAGCCTGCTGCACCAGGCCCCGGCGGGGGCCAGCCTGGATCAGTACTGGCCCGATGTGCCGGAACGGGATTTTCAGAATGTGGTGAACGAACTGCCGCTGCCGGAGGGCACGTTCTTTGATGCCTGCCCCATCCATGCCCTCACCACCGCCACCCTGGAGCGGCTGCGACAGCTGGAACCCCAGCTCGATTTCGCCGTGGAGCGCTTTCGCCCCAACCTGCTGATCCGCCCCTGCGGACCGGGCGAGGGGTTCGTGGAGCAGGAGTGGATCGGCGCTGATCTGCGCCTGGGCCGCGGGGCCCTGCTGCGGGTGGATGGCGACTGCCCCCGCTGCGTGGTCACCACCCTGGCCCAGGGCGGCCTGCCCCAGGAGATCGAGATCCTGCGGGCCACGGCTCGCCACAACAAGGTGGTGGCCGGGGTTCGCCTCTCGGTGCTGGAGCCGGGGGCCGTGGCCGTGGGGGATCCGGTGCTGCTCAGCTGA
- a CDS encoding putative 2OG-Fe(II) oxygenase — protein sequence MEVLSLFPRHLLKGELPGPLLSDLQQLAHSVRAEPGVAPDASVKLAGQLALQRELGPQYPPVVELCAQVLLPACERWIRHVVDQQPPEAHGPWARGRYQLQLVDVWLNVQRAGDYNPTHTHGGTFSGVVFLEVPPQITAERFDGQLCFYGPEDWHIQSFRTGMAHYVVPVPGDFYVFPAWQPHSVAPFRGAGDRLSLAFNVVAVPPQAKAAPAPVGNVSLSTSRRKPGGFR from the coding sequence ATGGAGGTGTTGAGCCTCTTCCCCCGCCACCTGCTGAAGGGTGAGTTGCCCGGCCCCTTGCTGTCGGACCTGCAGCAGCTGGCCCACAGCGTGCGGGCCGAGCCTGGTGTGGCCCCGGATGCCTCGGTGAAACTGGCCGGCCAGCTGGCCCTGCAGCGGGAGCTGGGGCCCCAGTATCCGCCGGTGGTGGAGCTCTGTGCCCAGGTGCTGCTGCCGGCCTGTGAGCGCTGGATCCGCCATGTGGTGGACCAGCAGCCGCCCGAAGCCCACGGCCCCTGGGCGCGGGGGCGCTACCAGCTGCAGCTGGTGGATGTGTGGCTGAACGTGCAGCGGGCCGGCGATTACAACCCCACCCACACCCACGGCGGCACCTTCTCGGGTGTGGTGTTTCTGGAGGTGCCCCCCCAGATCACGGCGGAGCGCTTCGATGGCCAGCTCTGCTTCTACGGCCCGGAGGACTGGCACATCCAGAGCTTCCGCACCGGCATGGCCCACTACGTGGTGCCGGTGCCGGGCGATTTCTACGTGTTCCCCGCCTGGCAACCGCACTCCGTCGCCCCCTTCCGGGGCGCGGGGGATCGCCTCTCCCTCGCTTTCAACGTGGTGGCCGTGCCGCCCCAGGCCAAGGCGGCGCCGGCGCCGGTGGGCAATGTCTCCCTCTCCACCAGCCGCCGTAAGCCGGGCGGCTTTCGCTGA
- a CDS encoding tRNA-(ms[2]io[6]A)-hydroxylase, which produces MTQVSTPNPAAAARIRWLAAPSQRAWLEQAIAHPDLVLIDHAHCERKAAGVALQLMFRYPSDAALALALSPLAREELEHFEQVVALLQRRGGALRPLAPPPYGAGLAKAVQRQEPQRLLDSLLVAGLIEARSHERMALLAAHSPEPELRALYAALLASEARHFGLYWVLAEQRWPRPQLVARLEQLASLEASLLAELHPEPRMHS; this is translated from the coding sequence GTGACGCAGGTCTCAACCCCTAACCCTGCGGCCGCGGCGCGCATCCGCTGGCTGGCGGCCCCCAGCCAGCGGGCCTGGCTCGAACAGGCGATCGCCCACCCCGATCTGGTGTTGATCGACCATGCGCACTGCGAGCGCAAGGCCGCCGGGGTGGCCCTGCAGCTGATGTTCCGATACCCCAGCGACGCAGCCCTGGCCCTGGCGCTCAGCCCCCTGGCCCGGGAGGAGCTGGAGCACTTCGAGCAGGTGGTGGCCCTGCTGCAGCGGCGCGGTGGGGCCCTGCGGCCCCTGGCGCCGCCGCCCTACGGTGCCGGGCTGGCCAAGGCGGTGCAGCGCCAGGAGCCGCAGCGGCTGCTGGATTCCCTGCTGGTGGCCGGCCTGATCGAGGCCCGCAGCCACGAGCGCATGGCCCTGCTGGCCGCCCACAGTCCGGAACCCGAGCTGCGGGCCCTCTACGCCGCGCTTCTGGCCAGCGAGGCCCGCCACTTCGGCCTCTACTGGGTGCTGGCGGAGCAGCGCTGGCCGCGCCCGCAGCTGGTAGCGCGGCTGGAGCAGCTGGCCAGCCTGGAGGCCTCGCTGCTGGCGGAGCTGCACCCCGAGCCGCGCATGCACAGCTGA
- the aroQ gene encoding type II 3-dehydroquinate dehydratase codes for MHFLVLHGPNLNLLGSREPGLYGSASLEQINADLHERATALGVSIDCVQSNHEGALVDRIQQGRGAVDGIVINAAAYTHTSIALRDALLAVAIPYVEVHLSNIHAREPFRHHSHLADRAVGVICGFGAGSYLLGLEGLVAHLRAGR; via the coding sequence ATGCACTTCCTTGTCCTCCATGGACCCAACCTGAACCTGCTGGGCAGCAGGGAACCCGGGCTCTACGGCAGCGCCAGCCTGGAGCAGATCAATGCCGATCTGCACGAGCGCGCCACGGCCCTGGGCGTGAGCATCGACTGCGTCCAGAGCAACCACGAGGGCGCCCTGGTGGACCGGATCCAGCAGGGCCGCGGCGCCGTGGACGGCATCGTGATCAACGCCGCCGCCTACACCCACACTTCCATTGCCCTGCGGGATGCGTTGCTGGCCGTGGCGATCCCCTATGTGGAGGTGCACCTCAGCAACATCCACGCCCGCGAGCCCTTCCGCCACCACTCCCATCTGGCCGACAGGGCCGTGGGGGTGATCTGCGGCTTCGGCGCCGGCAGCTACCTGCTGGGACTGGAGGGCCTGGTGGCCCACCTGCGGGCCGGCCGGTGA
- a CDS encoding class I SAM-dependent methyltransferase produces MAQPNSSPAEPVLVLSEAERFKLDGSDDALFYAEPRLVHHLDAGFRQRLSALYRERIPPCATVLDLMSSWVSHLPEDIQYDTVIGHGLNARELEANPRLNRHWVQNLNSSQRLPLEDASVDAALIVAGWQYLQQPEAVAAELLRVVRPHGQLIVAFSNRMFFQKAPQIWTDGGDRDHLAYVARVLLAQGWGQPELVAEATRAPGPLGWVGGHGDPFFAVISARPWG; encoded by the coding sequence ATGGCCCAGCCCAACAGCTCTCCGGCCGAGCCGGTGCTGGTGCTGAGTGAGGCGGAGCGCTTCAAGCTCGACGGCAGCGACGACGCCCTTTTCTATGCCGAGCCGCGCCTGGTGCATCATCTCGATGCCGGCTTCCGGCAGCGGCTCAGCGCCCTCTACCGCGAACGGATCCCCCCCTGCGCCACGGTGCTGGATCTGATGAGCAGCTGGGTGAGCCACCTGCCCGAAGACATCCAGTACGACACGGTGATCGGTCACGGCCTCAACGCCAGGGAGCTGGAGGCCAACCCCCGTCTCAACCGCCACTGGGTGCAGAACCTCAACAGCAGCCAGCGCCTGCCGCTGGAGGATGCCAGCGTCGACGCGGCCCTGATCGTGGCCGGCTGGCAATACCTGCAACAGCCGGAGGCCGTGGCGGCGGAGCTGCTGCGGGTGGTGCGCCCCCACGGGCAGCTGATCGTGGCCTTCTCGAACCGCATGTTCTTCCAGAAGGCACCCCAGATCTGGACCGACGGCGGCGATCGCGACCACCTCGCCTACGTGGCCAGGGTGCTGCTGGCCCAGGGCTGGGGTCAGCCGGAGCTGGTGGCCGAGGCCACCCGGGCGCCGGGGCCGCTCGGCTGGGTGGGAGGCCATGGCGATCCGTTCTTCGCCGTGATCAGCGCCCGCCCCTGGGGCTGA
- a CDS encoding aldehyde dehydrogenase family protein gives MRDPVSRGLTQPLAWRLEQLQRLETLLDEHGEAIAAALAADLGKPPVEAHFELVAVRQELRHSRRQLRRWMAPRRVALDVALKPGRAWVQPEPLGCVLIIGPWNYPAQLCLHPLVSALAAGNTAVIKPSEHAPHTAELLALAVAASFPQEVVQVVSGDGAVAAALLEERFDHILFTGGGRVGRLVMAAAARHLTPVTLELGGKSPAIVLDDADLAVSGRRLAWGKSLNAGQTCIAPDHLLVAASVREPLVQTIAAELTSFYGPDPLASPDLGTIVNQAQYERLEALLEVARSRGQILHGGACDPSRRKIAPTLVAVADGDDPLMQEELFGPLLPVLSVANLEEALAQVRSRPKPLALYLFSRSEAARQQVLAGTSSGSVCFNDVVMQAGATALPFGGVGESGLGRYHGKAGFDTFSHQRSVLSRPFWLDLPVRYPPYAGKLALVKRLLG, from the coding sequence ATGCGCGACCCGGTGAGCCGGGGCCTCACCCAGCCGCTGGCCTGGCGGCTGGAGCAGCTGCAGCGCCTGGAGACGCTGCTCGACGAGCACGGCGAGGCCATCGCTGCGGCCCTGGCCGCTGATCTGGGCAAGCCCCCCGTGGAGGCCCACTTCGAGTTGGTGGCTGTGCGCCAGGAGCTGCGCCACAGCCGCCGCCAGCTGCGTCGCTGGATGGCTCCGCGCCGGGTGGCCCTGGATGTGGCCCTCAAGCCCGGTCGGGCCTGGGTGCAGCCCGAGCCCCTCGGCTGCGTGCTGATCATCGGCCCCTGGAACTATCCGGCCCAGCTCTGCCTGCATCCGCTCGTGAGCGCCCTGGCCGCCGGCAACACGGCGGTGATCAAACCCTCCGAGCACGCTCCCCACACCGCTGAGCTGCTGGCTCTGGCCGTGGCCGCCTCCTTTCCCCAGGAGGTGGTGCAGGTGGTGAGCGGCGACGGCGCTGTGGCGGCGGCCCTGCTGGAAGAGCGCTTCGATCACATCCTGTTCACCGGCGGCGGCCGCGTGGGGCGGCTGGTGATGGCGGCAGCGGCTCGCCATCTCACCCCGGTGACGCTGGAGCTGGGCGGCAAGAGTCCGGCGATCGTGCTCGACGACGCCGATCTGGCCGTGAGCGGCCGGCGACTGGCCTGGGGCAAGAGCCTCAACGCCGGCCAGACCTGCATCGCCCCCGACCACCTGCTGGTGGCCGCATCCGTGCGGGAGCCCCTGGTGCAGACAATCGCCGCCGAACTCACCAGCTTCTACGGCCCCGATCCCCTCGCCTCCCCCGACCTGGGCACGATCGTGAACCAGGCTCAGTACGAACGCCTGGAGGCCCTGCTGGAGGTGGCCCGCAGCCGCGGCCAGATCCTCCACGGCGGGGCCTGTGACCCCAGCCGCCGCAAGATCGCCCCCACCCTGGTGGCCGTGGCGGATGGCGACGATCCCCTCATGCAGGAGGAGCTGTTCGGACCGCTGCTGCCCGTGCTCAGCGTGGCCAACCTCGAGGAGGCCCTGGCCCAGGTGCGCTCACGGCCCAAACCCCTCGCCCTCTATCTCTTCAGCCGCTCGGAGGCCGCCCGCCAGCAGGTGCTGGCCGGCACCAGCTCCGGCTCGGTGTGCTTCAACGACGTGGTGATGCAGGCCGGGGCCACAGCCCTTCCCTTTGGAGGCGTCGGCGAGAGCGGCCTGGGCCGCTACCACGGCAAGGCCGGCTTCGACACCTTCTCCCACCAGCGCAGTGTGCTGAGCCGCCCCTTCTGGCTCGATCTGCCCGTGCGCTACCCGCCCTACGCCGGCAAGCTCGCGCTGGTGAAACGGCTGCTGGGCTGA
- a CDS encoding LysM domain-containing protein, which yields MHRALAALALAVASPLPLLLAGPAHAQVVVRSGETLSELAERHGVSLSGLMQANGISNPDHVMVGQTLVIPGSGRSAPRASGSRGGRVTVQPGDTLSEIAAREGVGLTALMQANGLGNADHVMVGEQLLIPGGGRSSAAAAAGASRKSTPTAPYTVKGGETLSDIAAHFGTSTERLIQINGISDPDHVMAGSRLQIPVRPGSRPAAKSSSSAKASATAKEHVVSPGESLGDIASRYGTSVARLSALNGLDNPDLVLAGTRLKLVGNPPAKTAAAPAAKAAAKPVAKPVAQPVAKPMAQPEPSPTPDQTAAAQEPASTTSPPSTSSEAPTEEPAAAPAAQQPLIQASGALAPRAETAADGLAPRASMAPAATATAATATAAAASQADAAVSSARATTSSLTTSSRLALATAGVGSVSQVTAAPAKAASAAATSSTIAARAVSSTTTRPAGTSTSASPASDETHDWRSYGPLQVDWANWKPMGGSYVAPTLNSEGDPLYLAINCGARKVNATSQSGQWNTWEDPTDDHEQKLVTDLCKTKGG from the coding sequence ATGCACCGTGCCCTTGCAGCCCTGGCCCTGGCGGTGGCGTCGCCGCTGCCCCTGCTCCTGGCTGGCCCCGCCCACGCCCAGGTGGTGGTCCGCTCCGGCGAAACCCTCTCTGAACTGGCCGAGCGCCACGGCGTGAGCCTCTCGGGATTGATGCAGGCCAACGGGATCAGCAACCCCGACCATGTGATGGTGGGCCAGACCCTGGTGATCCCCGGTTCCGGCCGCAGCGCGCCGCGGGCCTCCGGCAGTCGGGGCGGCAGGGTGACCGTGCAGCCCGGGGACACCCTCTCCGAAATCGCCGCCCGTGAAGGGGTGGGCCTGACGGCGCTGATGCAGGCCAACGGCCTCGGCAATGCCGACCACGTGATGGTGGGCGAGCAGCTGCTGATCCCGGGCGGGGGGCGCAGCAGCGCCGCCGCTGCCGCCGGCGCGTCCCGCAAGAGCACCCCCACGGCGCCCTACACGGTGAAGGGCGGCGAAACCCTCTCCGACATCGCCGCTCACTTCGGCACCAGCACTGAGCGGCTGATCCAGATCAACGGGATCAGTGACCCCGACCACGTCATGGCCGGCTCGCGGCTGCAGATCCCCGTCCGCCCCGGCTCCCGCCCTGCCGCGAAGAGCTCCAGCTCCGCGAAGGCCTCCGCCACGGCGAAGGAGCACGTGGTGAGCCCTGGCGAGAGCCTGGGCGACATCGCCAGCCGCTACGGCACATCGGTGGCCCGTCTCAGCGCCCTCAACGGGCTTGACAATCCGGATCTGGTGTTAGCCGGCACGCGTCTCAAGCTGGTGGGCAACCCGCCCGCCAAGACCGCGGCGGCACCCGCCGCCAAAGCGGCCGCCAAGCCCGTCGCCAAACCTGTTGCCCAGCCTGTCGCCAAGCCCATGGCGCAGCCAGAGCCCAGCCCCACTCCAGATCAGACGGCGGCGGCGCAGGAGCCCGCCAGCACCACCTCGCCCCCAAGCACCTCCTCTGAAGCGCCCACAGAAGAACCTGCCGCCGCTCCAGCCGCCCAGCAGCCCCTGATTCAGGCCAGCGGTGCCCTGGCGCCCCGCGCCGAGACCGCAGCCGATGGCCTGGCCCCAAGGGCCAGCATGGCTCCCGCAGCCACAGCCACGGCGGCCACGGCCACGGCAGCCGCCGCAAGCCAAGCCGACGCGGCAGTCAGCAGCGCCCGTGCCACCACCAGCTCACTGACCACCAGCAGCCGCCTTGCCCTGGCCACCGCCGGGGTGGGCAGCGTGAGCCAGGTCACCGCCGCCCCAGCCAAGGCAGCCAGCGCCGCGGCGACCAGCTCCACCATCGCCGCCCGGGCGGTCAGCAGCACGACCACCAGGCCCGCCGGCACCAGCACCTCAGCCAGCCCAGCCAGCGATGAGACCCACGACTGGCGCAGCTACGGGCCCCTGCAGGTGGACTGGGCCAATTGGAAGCCCATGGGCGGCAGCTACGTGGCCCCCACCCTCAACAGCGAAGGAGACCCCCTCTACCTTGCGATCAACTGCGGCGCTCGCAAGGTGAATGCCACCAGCCAGTCGGGCCAGTGGAACACCTGGGAAGACCCCACCGACGACCACGAGCAGAAGCTGGTGACCGATCTCTGCAAGACCAAGGGGGGCTGA